The following proteins are encoded in a genomic region of Natronorubrum halophilum:
- a CDS encoding formate/nitrite transporter family protein: protein MSDSDSPERGDGGGPSQGTTVPPDQSEPEATTETVRDAVERSRHGAPAVGSVVRDRFSSDEVFQRIIADADEEITSGNRELFFSGLAAGFAITITFLLYASMYASTDGHPVLSALLYPLGFIYIIIGGYQLYTENTLPPVALTLERLASLPALLRHWTIVLAGNFVGGAFGAAALTWGGVFSPEAATEAMNIAHHGVETAWWDLFSKAAFAGLIVAGVVWVTFASRDTISRLVVVYLAFLAIPLGNLFHVVVSFTEMLYLVFAGELGIIVGMTEFVLPVLLGNTLGGILLVTVVNYYQTSEKRLESARFEGIERRLSVREWLFGSLVGRSYVPLIDTSETGIADDDETYRILVPIANPRTESRLVELATTLASARESAIVHVVHIVQTPDRPAAAGNETQRARIIDESEALLENLNESVGLDTVEYETSTIVTHRSFEELFDTAERQHADLVMMGWAGNNLWDAARAERPLNELTSQLPCDFLVFKDRGLDTSRILLPTAGGPDSDLSAEVATTLDTTVGADVSLLHIVDNPDEREAGEQFLSEWAVDHDLHDAEIIVDDSGDVERAICRAADDHTMVLIGATERGLLSRLVTGSLHLDVVNDVDCSVLLAERPDQRSLFKRLFGR, encoded by the coding sequence ATGAGCGATTCTGACAGTCCCGAACGCGGTGACGGGGGTGGCCCGTCTCAAGGGACGACGGTCCCGCCGGACCAATCGGAGCCGGAGGCGACGACGGAGACGGTCCGCGATGCGGTCGAACGATCCAGACACGGCGCTCCCGCGGTCGGTTCGGTCGTTCGCGATCGGTTCTCGTCCGACGAGGTCTTCCAGCGGATCATCGCGGACGCCGACGAAGAGATCACATCGGGAAACCGTGAACTGTTCTTCAGTGGGCTCGCCGCCGGTTTCGCGATCACGATCACGTTTCTGTTGTACGCCTCGATGTACGCCTCGACGGACGGCCATCCGGTGTTGAGTGCGCTACTGTACCCGCTCGGATTTATCTACATCATCATCGGCGGCTACCAGCTATATACCGAAAACACGCTCCCGCCAGTCGCGCTGACCCTCGAGCGACTGGCCAGCCTGCCGGCCCTGCTTCGACACTGGACGATCGTCCTCGCGGGGAACTTCGTTGGCGGTGCGTTCGGCGCAGCGGCACTCACATGGGGTGGTGTGTTCTCACCTGAAGCGGCGACCGAAGCGATGAATATCGCACACCACGGCGTCGAGACGGCGTGGTGGGACCTGTTCTCCAAAGCGGCCTTCGCCGGTCTGATCGTCGCCGGCGTCGTCTGGGTCACGTTCGCCTCACGCGATACGATCTCTCGACTCGTCGTCGTCTATCTCGCCTTTCTTGCGATCCCGCTGGGAAACCTGTTTCACGTCGTCGTCTCCTTCACCGAGATGCTCTATCTGGTCTTCGCCGGTGAACTCGGGATCATCGTCGGGATGACCGAATTCGTCCTGCCCGTACTTCTCGGAAACACCCTCGGCGGCATCCTGCTCGTCACCGTCGTCAACTACTACCAGACGAGCGAGAAGCGCCTCGAGTCCGCCCGGTTCGAGGGCATCGAGCGGCGACTCTCCGTTCGCGAGTGGCTCTTCGGGAGCCTCGTCGGTCGGTCGTACGTGCCGCTGATCGACACGTCCGAGACCGGGATAGCCGACGACGACGAGACGTACCGGATACTGGTCCCGATCGCGAACCCGCGCACCGAATCGCGACTCGTCGAACTCGCCACGACCCTCGCGAGCGCTCGCGAATCCGCAATCGTCCACGTCGTCCACATCGTCCAGACGCCCGACCGACCGGCGGCGGCTGGAAACGAGACACAGCGCGCCCGGATCATCGATGAATCCGAGGCGCTGCTCGAGAATCTCAACGAATCCGTCGGCCTCGACACCGTCGAGTACGAGACGTCAACGATCGTCACCCACCGCTCGTTCGAGGAACTCTTCGACACCGCAGAGCGCCAGCACGCCGACCTCGTGATGATGGGGTGGGCCGGCAACAACCTGTGGGATGCCGCGCGCGCCGAACGGCCGCTCAACGAGTTGACCAGCCAGCTTCCGTGCGATTTCCTCGTGTTCAAGGACCGCGGTCTGGACACCTCGCGAATCCTCCTGCCGACGGCCGGCGGCCCGGATTCGGACCTGAGCGCGGAGGTCGCGACGACGCTCGACACGACCGTCGGCGCCGACGTGTCCCTGCTCCACATCGTCGACAATCCCGACGAACGCGAGGCCGGCGAACAATTCCTCTCCGAGTGGGCGGTCGACCACGATTTGCACGACGCCGAAATCATCGTCGACGACTCCGGCGACGTCGAGCGGGCGATCTGCCGCGCGGCCGACGACCACACGATGGTGCTGATCGGCGCGACGGAACGCGGATTGCTCTCTCGGCTCGTGACCGGTTCGCTGCACCTCGACGTCGTCAACGACGTCGACTGTTCGGTGTTGCTCGCCGAACGCCCGGATCAGCGGTCGCTCTTCAAACGATTGTTCGGCCGGTAG
- a CDS encoding SDR family NAD(P)-dependent oxidoreductase, with protein MTGTTAVVTGGTRGIGRAVAEAFVDNGTTVVIGARDGDAVAETVGALEERLEPSRATVAGVRTDVRDEFDLERLLETASRTGDSGGIDLVVPAAGVYHGESGATPTDRDSYSAFDDHWRINARGVFATILESLPHLNDGARVLVPTGSIAREAKPGYGSYAVSKATAEAVARGFAADTAYTVGCLDPGQVATELSGGTGRDPESVAGLFVWAALEAEPDEIDGSVVGLKEWKQATR; from the coding sequence ATGACTGGGACGACAGCCGTCGTAACCGGCGGCACTCGCGGGATCGGACGAGCCGTCGCCGAGGCCTTCGTCGACAATGGAACGACGGTCGTGATCGGCGCTCGAGACGGCGATGCGGTGGCAGAAACCGTCGGGGCACTCGAGGAACGACTCGAACCATCCAGGGCGACTGTCGCGGGCGTTCGTACCGACGTGCGCGACGAGTTCGACCTCGAGCGACTGCTCGAGACCGCCTCGCGAACCGGCGATTCGGGCGGTATCGATCTCGTCGTCCCCGCAGCGGGAGTCTATCACGGCGAGTCGGGCGCAACGCCGACGGATCGCGACTCGTACTCGGCGTTCGACGATCACTGGCGGATCAACGCTCGCGGCGTCTTCGCGACGATTCTCGAGTCGCTTCCGCACCTGAACGACGGCGCTCGCGTGCTCGTTCCGACGGGATCGATCGCTCGCGAGGCGAAACCGGGCTACGGCTCCTACGCGGTCTCGAAGGCGACCGCGGAGGCGGTCGCTCGAGGGTTCGCCGCCGATACCGCATACACCGTCGGCTGTCTCGATCCGGGGCAGGTCGCGACCGAGCTGTCGGGTGGGACGGGGCGCGATCCGGAATCCGTCGCCGGGCTGTTCGTCTGGGCGGCGCTCGAGGCCGAACCCGACGAGATCGACGGGAGCGTGGTCGGGTTGAAGGAGTGGAAGCAGGCGACGCGGTGA
- a CDS encoding translation initiation factor eIF-1A encodes MSSPRSQVVTEDSGRRNLRMPNSDEVFAVVTEHLGGNHVQLRCEDGEERLGRIPGRMKYRTWIEQDDIVVAEPWDWQDEKATIEWRYTGQDADQLRREGHID; translated from the coding sequence ATGTCTTCCCCACGTAGTCAGGTTGTGACAGAAGACTCCGGGCGACGGAACCTCCGTATGCCCAACAGCGATGAAGTATTCGCCGTCGTAACCGAACATCTTGGTGGCAACCACGTCCAACTCCGTTGTGAAGACGGTGAGGAACGTCTCGGCCGCATTCCCGGGCGGATGAAATACCGCACCTGGATCGAGCAAGACGACATCGTCGTCGCCGAGCCGTGGGACTGGCAGGATGAGAAGGCAACGATCGAATGGCGCTACACTGGCCAGGACGCAGATCAACTGCGTCGCGAAGGCCACATCGATTGA
- a CDS encoding fumarylacetoacetate hydrolase family protein: MKLARIATDDGPVTGRYDDGVVRGDDGVYEVGVDGRLLPPCEPSTLYCVGRNYAATLDQMSYDRPDEPDFFIKPPASLLGHRDPIPYPEFTDELTYAGELAAVIDEPCRNLSVDDVSDVVRGYTVMNDVDALDQQGRTARKAFDGSGPLGPWIETDVDPTAIDMWTDVAGERRQEATTELMLFDPYEIISVLSRRFTFRPGDVVAFGSPANPGLVEPGDTVEITYEGVGTLRNTVVDSSEREHLPLE, encoded by the coding sequence ATGAAACTCGCGCGGATCGCGACCGACGATGGTCCGGTTACCGGACGGTACGATGACGGCGTCGTACGCGGCGACGACGGCGTTTACGAGGTGGGTGTCGACGGAAGGCTCCTTCCGCCTTGCGAACCCTCGACGCTGTACTGCGTCGGTCGCAACTACGCGGCGACGCTCGACCAGATGTCGTACGACCGTCCCGACGAACCCGACTTCTTCATCAAGCCGCCGGCGTCGCTGCTCGGCCACCGGGATCCGATTCCCTATCCCGAGTTCACCGACGAACTTACTTATGCGGGCGAACTCGCGGCCGTCATCGACGAGCCCTGTCGAAATCTCTCGGTAGACGACGTATCCGACGTCGTTCGGGGCTACACCGTCATGAACGACGTGGACGCGCTCGATCAGCAGGGACGTACGGCCCGGAAGGCGTTCGACGGCTCCGGTCCGCTGGGGCCGTGGATCGAGACCGACGTCGATCCAACTGCGATCGATATGTGGACCGACGTCGCCGGCGAGCGCCGTCAGGAGGCGACCACCGAACTGATGCTGTTCGATCCGTACGAGATCATCTCCGTTCTCTCCCGACGGTTCACCTTCCGGCCCGGCGACGTCGTCGCCTTCGGTAGCCCCGCCAACCCCGGACTGGTCGAACCCGGCGACACCGTCGAGATCACCTACGAGGGCGTCGGCACGCTCCGAAACACGGTCGTCGACTCGAGCGAACGGGAGCACCTCCCGCTCGAGTAA
- a CDS encoding adenosylcobinamide amidohydrolase produces MTEVDQPYDAIRRTGVLRVARPGTEWLSTGWNGGRRTADRAYNITVPEGWDRTDLGPYVDERLERAGFADDGSERDREKRSESRRERTGPGPTLLTGVEQTEARGACCGSVTAYATAGISNPAALPISPSGESPSATSGSDDANATPGRGTVNVILGTTRALAPGALANLIAVAAEAKAATLLAEAGVPGTTTDAVVVGHDPTGEPAEFSGSGTDVGAATRACVREAVRASLRAHYERDDRELPKSVADAIYGVSTDVRADVFRPPLEADSDAASQR; encoded by the coding sequence ATGACCGAGGTTGATCAACCGTACGATGCGATCCGTCGGACGGGCGTCCTCCGGGTCGCTCGGCCCGGTACCGAGTGGCTCTCGACCGGGTGGAACGGCGGCCGCCGGACGGCCGACCGTGCGTACAATATCACGGTTCCCGAGGGCTGGGACCGGACCGACCTCGGACCGTACGTGGACGAGCGCCTCGAGCGGGCGGGGTTCGCCGACGACGGCTCCGAACGCGACCGCGAGAAACGCAGCGAGAGCCGGCGGGAGCGGACCGGTCCCGGGCCGACTCTGCTCACCGGCGTCGAACAGACGGAGGCCCGCGGCGCGTGCTGTGGCTCGGTGACGGCCTACGCGACCGCCGGAATCTCGAACCCGGCCGCGCTGCCGATATCCCCGTCCGGCGAGTCGCCGTCTGCGACGTCCGGATCCGATGACGCGAACGCGACGCCGGGTCGAGGGACGGTCAACGTAATCCTCGGCACGACGCGGGCGCTCGCTCCCGGCGCGCTGGCGAACCTGATCGCCGTCGCCGCGGAGGCGAAGGCGGCGACGCTGCTCGCGGAAGCCGGCGTTCCGGGGACGACGACGGACGCGGTCGTCGTCGGACACGATCCGACGGGCGAGCCGGCCGAATTTTCGGGGAGCGGGACCGACGTCGGCGCGGCGACTCGAGCCTGCGTTCGGGAGGCCGTTCGCGCCTCGCTTCGCGCCCACTACGAACGCGACGACCGGGAACTCCCGAAGTCGGTCGCCGACGCGATCTACGGCGTCTCGACGGACGTTCGGGCGGACGTCTTTCGACCGCCGCTCGAGGCGGATTCTGACGCCGCCTCGCAACGTTAA
- a CDS encoding threonine-phosphate decarboxylase has translation MDPESVRTGERVPHGGDSDREILDFSANTNPSTPDGVTTVYERALEESRRYPDDDYPAFRAAAAEFVGCDPARVIPTPGGLAAIRSAMEIALEPGDDALVPYPSFGEYAREVQLQGASPRFVPHDEILAVEGDVLEECALAVVCTPNNPTGEAADPDELAAFAARCEGAGTTLLVDEAFLGFTDLPSAAGFGLEHVIVARSLTKLFGLPGLRAGFAVATGRRWESLETARRAWSLGTPAARVGAHCLDQDAFVRDTRERVASERDRMRDALEERFDVDPSDAPYLLCDVGDRDVDAVIASARESGVAIRDARTFRGLESHVRVAVKDCDANDRLLAALGVLESDCCEHTSGESHE, from the coding sequence GTGGACCCTGAATCGGTTCGCACCGGGGAACGGGTCCCTCACGGCGGCGACTCCGATCGCGAGATCCTCGACTTCTCGGCCAATACCAACCCGTCTACGCCCGACGGGGTGACGACGGTGTACGAACGCGCCCTCGAGGAGTCCCGCAGGTATCCCGACGACGACTACCCGGCGTTCCGGGCCGCCGCGGCCGAGTTCGTCGGCTGCGATCCGGCACGGGTGATCCCGACGCCCGGCGGGCTGGCCGCGATCCGATCGGCGATGGAGATCGCGCTCGAGCCCGGCGACGACGCCCTCGTACCCTATCCGAGTTTTGGCGAGTACGCCCGCGAAGTCCAGTTGCAGGGGGCGTCGCCGCGGTTCGTTCCGCACGACGAGATTCTGGCAGTCGAGGGCGACGTCCTCGAGGAGTGCGCGCTCGCGGTCGTCTGTACGCCGAACAATCCGACCGGCGAGGCGGCCGATCCCGACGAACTGGCGGCGTTTGCGGCCCGCTGTGAAGGGGCCGGAACGACGCTCCTGGTCGACGAGGCGTTTCTCGGGTTTACCGACCTGCCGTCGGCCGCCGGGTTCGGCCTCGAGCACGTGATCGTCGCTCGCTCGCTCACCAAACTGTTCGGTCTTCCGGGGCTGCGCGCCGGGTTCGCGGTTGCGACCGGCCGGCGGTGGGAGTCCCTCGAGACGGCCCGTCGCGCGTGGTCGCTCGGAACCCCCGCCGCCCGCGTCGGCGCTCACTGTCTGGATCAGGACGCGTTCGTGCGAGACACGCGCGAGCGCGTCGCGAGCGAACGCGATCGGATGCGCGACGCACTCGAGGAGCGGTTCGACGTCGATCCGTCGGACGCGCCGTACCTGCTGTGTGACGTCGGCGACCGCGACGTCGACGCGGTGATCGCCTCGGCCCGTGAGAGCGGCGTCGCGATCCGAGACGCGAGGACCTTTCGCGGCCTCGAGTCGCACGTCCGCGTCGCCGTCAAGGACTGCGACGCGAACGATCGGCTGCTCGCGGCGCTCGGCGTTCTCGAGTCTGACTGCTGTGAGCACACCAGCGGCGAGTCCCACGAATGA
- the cobT gene encoding nicotinate mononucleotide-dependent phosphoribosyltransferase CobT, translating into MRVVLPAGTTETALIDGISAAGAAPELMEHTPSADVEILEYGEPTLAPVTPVSPGGCPTPAAVTRAVREVVDFDVSVVDAGLAQPTAAPAVDLGIGPGADIRDPEAVPDADAIFDRAHTYGASLPDDELVIGETVPGGTTTALGVLTALGEPAGVSSSLPTNPIETKRRVVDEALEASDLAPGSCDGRPLESIRAVGDPVQATAAGIAAGALEADTDVTLAGGTQMVAVASVLRHAGVDAPLSIATTSFVADEQGDELGEACYRLNCELTVTDPGFDEREHVSMERYCAGVAKEGVAMGGALSLVPDGRMPAVLDRFEAVCARLGIEAADETEPVGATGTDAAPEGDRGP; encoded by the coding sequence ATGCGCGTAGTCCTTCCCGCGGGGACGACCGAGACGGCGCTGATCGACGGCATCAGCGCTGCCGGGGCCGCGCCGGAGCTGATGGAACACACGCCCTCTGCGGACGTCGAAATCCTCGAGTACGGGGAGCCGACCCTCGCCCCCGTGACGCCGGTGAGCCCGGGCGGCTGTCCGACGCCTGCTGCGGTGACGAGAGCCGTGCGCGAGGTCGTCGACTTCGACGTGTCGGTCGTCGACGCGGGGCTCGCCCAGCCGACCGCCGCGCCGGCCGTCGACCTCGGGATCGGTCCCGGAGCCGATATTCGCGACCCGGAGGCCGTCCCCGACGCGGATGCGATTTTCGATCGCGCGCACACGTACGGGGCGAGCCTCCCCGACGACGAACTCGTGATCGGCGAGACGGTTCCCGGCGGCACGACGACCGCACTCGGCGTGCTCACCGCACTCGGCGAGCCGGCCGGCGTCTCCTCGTCGCTGCCGACGAACCCCATCGAAACCAAACGGCGGGTCGTCGACGAGGCGCTCGAGGCCAGCGACCTCGCCCCCGGGAGCTGTGACGGGCGGCCGCTCGAGTCGATCCGCGCCGTCGGCGATCCGGTACAGGCGACCGCGGCGGGGATCGCTGCCGGCGCGCTCGAGGCGGATACCGACGTCACGCTCGCCGGCGGGACCCAGATGGTGGCCGTCGCGAGCGTCCTTCGCCACGCCGGCGTCGACGCTCCCCTCTCGATCGCGACCACCTCGTTCGTCGCGGACGAGCAGGGCGACGAACTCGGGGAGGCCTGTTACCGCCTGAACTGCGAACTGACCGTGACCGATCCCGGTTTCGACGAGCGCGAGCACGTCTCCATGGAGCGCTACTGCGCCGGCGTGGCGAAAGAAGGCGTCGCGATGGGCGGTGCGCTCTCGCTCGTTCCCGACGGACGGATGCCGGCGGTGTTAGACCGGTTCGAGGCCGTGTGCGCTCGCCTCGGTATCGAAGCCGCGGACGAAACCGAACCGGTCGGGGCGACCGGAACCGACGCCGCGCCGGAGGGTGATCGTGGACCCTGA
- a CDS encoding NTP transferase domain-containing protein: MCGGKGTRLESPHEKPLHPIAGVAMVDRVLAALEASAVETTYAAVSPNAPETRTHLADGVTTIETAGEGYVTDLLALLERPGIATPILTVAADVPLLEGPVIDRVLAVHGERDASRTVCVPVALKRRLGASVDATLDPDAHLAPTGVNVVGDSAAAESMIHESYDPRLAINVNRREDARTAADWLSGGGH; the protein is encoded by the coding sequence ATGTGCGGCGGGAAGGGGACTCGCCTCGAGAGCCCCCACGAAAAACCGCTCCATCCGATCGCCGGCGTGGCGATGGTCGATCGCGTTCTGGCGGCGCTCGAGGCCAGTGCCGTCGAAACGACGTACGCCGCCGTCTCGCCGAACGCACCGGAGACCCGGACCCACCTCGCTGACGGCGTGACTACCATCGAAACGGCCGGCGAGGGCTACGTGACCGATCTGCTGGCGCTCCTCGAGCGGCCCGGAATCGCGACGCCGATTCTCACCGTCGCGGCCGACGTGCCGCTGCTCGAGGGACCGGTGATCGATCGAGTGCTCGCGGTCCACGGCGAGCGCGACGCCTCGCGGACCGTCTGCGTTCCGGTCGCGCTCAAGCGCCGACTCGGCGCGAGCGTCGACGCGACGCTCGACCCGGACGCCCACCTCGCGCCGACCGGGGTCAACGTCGTCGGCGATTCGGCAGCCGCAGAATCCATGATACACGAAAGCTACGATCCACGACTCGCGATCAACGTGAACCGACGCGAAGACGCCCGTACCGCGGCCGACTGGCTCTCCGGAGGGGGTCACTAA
- the cobS gene encoding adenosylcobinamide-GDP ribazoletransferase — protein MAGWVGAVRGAIGFLTRIPVSYRDGDWEALRSRPTAFPIVGYVAGALAALPLLATETLPTPTVALGYVLAVYAVVGIHHLDGVADLGDALVVHGDLERRREVLKDTTTGVGALLAVSLTVVSLALAGLGLAGLPALAAVAVAVAAEVGTKLGLAAMACFGRASHEGVGRQFTGASAPASFVAPAIVALPAVALTWPTPIAAIALLGAVGGIALPWYWANRSLGGINGDVFGAANEIGRIVGVHTGVIAWTLL, from the coding sequence ATGGCCGGCTGGGTCGGCGCCGTCCGCGGTGCGATCGGGTTCTTGACGCGTATTCCCGTCAGCTACCGCGACGGCGACTGGGAGGCGCTTCGCTCGAGGCCGACGGCGTTCCCGATCGTCGGCTACGTTGCAGGCGCGCTGGCGGCGCTGCCGCTGCTCGCGACGGAGACGCTCCCGACACCGACCGTCGCCCTGGGGTACGTGCTCGCCGTCTACGCCGTGGTCGGGATCCACCACCTCGACGGAGTTGCGGATCTCGGCGACGCGCTCGTCGTTCACGGCGACCTCGAGCGACGACGCGAGGTTCTCAAAGACACGACGACCGGCGTCGGAGCGCTGCTCGCGGTCTCGCTCACCGTCGTCTCGCTCGCCCTCGCCGGTCTCGGACTCGCCGGACTGCCCGCGCTCGCGGCGGTCGCGGTCGCGGTCGCCGCCGAAGTCGGGACGAAACTCGGGCTGGCCGCGATGGCCTGTTTCGGTCGCGCGAGCCACGAGGGGGTGGGGCGACAGTTCACCGGCGCGTCCGCACCCGCGTCGTTCGTCGCACCCGCCATCGTCGCCCTCCCTGCAGTCGCACTTACGTGGCCCACCCCGATCGCCGCGATCGCCCTCCTCGGTGCCGTCGGGGGGATCGCCCTTCCCTGGTACTGGGCGAACCGATCTCTCGGCGGCATCAACGGTGACGTCTTCGGCGCGGCCAACGAAATCGGCCGCATCGTCGGCGTCCACACGGGGGTGATCGCGTGGACGCTGTTGTGA
- the cbiB gene encoding adenosylcobinamide-phosphate synthase CbiB: MVLTTVALLGLAFSLDLLIGEPPNALHPVAWFGRLVGTLDREWGTSERGQRLAGVGIAILAPLVPAAIAGGLVFALSEVSPLAAAVAAGVVLFVTTSLRSLLDLTETVVAATERGDESGVDRSGDLETARERVRGLVGRDTSTLSPAEIRSAAVESASENLADGLVATLLPFALLAPLSLPAAAAVAAWVKGVNTLDSMLGYPSKPHGTASARLDDLVMWLPARITAVAIAVARVDPFALERANAWAREPPSPNSGWPMATLACVLSVRLTKPGVYDLNVDAELPTVADGERAVTVVGQAAVVAVIVAVVLATGSTAIARALEGTAALLEAVVPAFGAFAEPVLERVAWRPAEVAS, translated from the coding sequence GTGGTGCTGACGACGGTCGCGCTGCTCGGGTTGGCGTTTAGCCTCGACCTTCTGATCGGCGAACCGCCGAACGCCCTCCATCCGGTGGCGTGGTTCGGCCGCCTCGTCGGAACACTCGATCGGGAGTGGGGCACCAGTGAGCGGGGCCAGCGGCTGGCTGGCGTCGGAATCGCCATCCTCGCACCGCTGGTTCCAGCGGCCATCGCCGGCGGTCTCGTGTTCGCCCTGAGCGAGGTTTCCCCGCTCGCCGCTGCGGTCGCCGCCGGTGTCGTCCTCTTCGTGACGACCAGTCTGCGCTCGCTGCTCGATCTCACCGAAACGGTCGTGGCGGCGACCGAGCGCGGAGACGAATCCGGCGTCGATCGATCGGGGGATCTCGAGACGGCTCGCGAACGGGTTCGCGGTCTCGTCGGTCGTGATACGTCGACGCTTTCGCCGGCCGAGATCCGCAGCGCGGCGGTCGAGAGCGCGAGCGAGAACCTCGCGGATGGACTGGTCGCGACGTTGCTCCCGTTTGCCCTGCTCGCGCCGCTCTCGCTGCCGGCCGCCGCCGCGGTCGCGGCGTGGGTCAAGGGCGTCAACACGCTCGATTCGATGCTCGGTTACCCGTCGAAGCCGCACGGGACCGCGAGCGCGCGCCTCGACGATCTCGTGATGTGGCTTCCGGCCCGTATTACGGCGGTCGCGATCGCCGTCGCCCGAGTCGATCCGTTCGCACTCGAGCGGGCGAACGCCTGGGCGCGCGAGCCGCCGTCGCCCAACTCCGGATGGCCCATGGCGACGCTCGCCTGCGTGCTCTCGGTTCGGCTCACGAAACCGGGCGTCTACGACCTGAACGTCGACGCCGAACTGCCGACGGTCGCGGACGGCGAGCGAGCCGTCACCGTCGTCGGACAGGCCGCGGTCGTCGCCGTCATCGTCGCCGTCGTTCTCGCAACCGGTTCGACGGCGATCGCGAGGGCGCTCGAGGGAACCGCAGCGCTCCTGGAAGCCGTCGTCCCGGCGTTCGGTGCGTTTGCGGAACCCGTCCTCGAGCGGGTCGCGTGGCGGCCGGCGGAGGTGGCCTCGTAA
- a CDS encoding HAD family hydrolase, whose amino-acid sequence MGVSFDLFGTLVTADRPTDPAAAVAAELAKRDVDVPDDWETAYTETHVDAPAGAEVPLPAHVSRALASRGVSNEENAARRAVVAAFDPEVETRPGAVEAVDAARDLGPVAICSNCSVPELVGRTLVRSAFDRDDFDAIVTSVGCGWRKPAPEIFELTASQLGVEPDELVHVGDDPRADGGVDGVGGTAILLEDHPLETIPDRLAEYERTRGL is encoded by the coding sequence GTGGGAGTATCGTTCGACCTCTTCGGGACGCTCGTGACCGCCGACAGACCGACTGATCCGGCCGCAGCCGTCGCGGCCGAACTCGCAAAGCGCGACGTCGACGTACCCGACGACTGGGAGACGGCGTACACCGAGACGCACGTCGACGCGCCCGCGGGGGCCGAAGTTCCCCTGCCGGCCCACGTCTCGCGCGCGCTGGCGAGTCGCGGCGTCAGCAACGAGGAAAACGCGGCCCGTCGGGCGGTCGTCGCCGCATTCGATCCGGAAGTCGAGACCAGACCGGGGGCCGTCGAGGCCGTCGACGCCGCTCGCGACCTGGGGCCGGTCGCCATCTGTTCGAACTGTAGCGTGCCCGAACTGGTGGGCCGCACGCTCGTCCGGTCCGCGTTCGATCGCGACGACTTCGACGCTATCGTGACCAGCGTCGGCTGTGGCTGGCGCAAACCCGCCCCCGAAATCTTCGAACTCACCGCGAGCCAACTCGGGGTCGAGCCCGACGAACTCGTCCACGTCGGCGACGATCCGCGAGCCGACGGCGGCGTCGACGGGGTCGGTGGGACCGCCATACTGCTCGAGGATCACCCGCTCGAGACGATTCCAGACCGACTGGCAGAGTACGAAAGGACACGGGGGCTATGA
- a CDS encoding translation initiation factor IF-2 subunit beta, with protein MDYESSLNRAMEEVPDIGGDEQRLQIPDAQIQKDGAFTRFTNLGEIADVLSREDEHLHRFIQREMGTSGKFEDGRGRYNGTFSERDFNVAVEAYVDEYVLCSECGLPDTRLVREDRTPMLRCDACGAFRPVTKRSTSSQQQQQTEAVEEGKTYTVEITGTGRKGDGVAEKGSYTIFVPGAEEGDVVEIYIKNISGNLAFSRLA; from the coding sequence ATGGATTACGAATCGAGTCTCAACCGAGCGATGGAGGAGGTTCCGGACATCGGAGGCGACGAACAACGACTGCAGATTCCCGACGCCCAGATACAGAAAGACGGCGCGTTTACGCGGTTTACGAACCTCGGAGAGATCGCCGACGTGCTCTCGCGCGAGGACGAGCACCTCCACCGGTTCATCCAGCGGGAGATGGGTACCAGCGGCAAATTCGAGGACGGCCGTGGCCGGTACAACGGTACCTTCTCCGAACGGGACTTCAACGTCGCCGTCGAGGCGTACGTCGACGAGTACGTCCTCTGTTCGGAGTGTGGCCTGCCAGACACCCGCCTCGTCCGCGAGGACCGAACGCCGATGCTGCGCTGTGACGCGTGTGGTGCCTTCCGTCCCGTCACGAAGCGCTCGACGAGCAGCCAGCAACAACAGCAGACCGAAGCCGTCGAAGAGGGTAAGACCTACACCGTCGAGATCACCGGCACCGGCCGCAAGGGCGACGGTGTCGCCGAGAAGGGGAGCTACACGATCTTCGTCCCTGGTGCCGAAGAGGGCGACGTCGTCGAAATCTACATCAAGAACATCTCCGGCAACCTCGCGTTCTCCCGACTCGCCTGA